In Bacillus sp. NP247, one DNA window encodes the following:
- a CDS encoding iron ABC transporter permease has protein sequence MEASARSIEQQDVNVKEIKSRPLVASIILIAGTILLALSMAVSISFGAADISLKTVWQAVFQFDGSITHHNVIQELRMPRAIGGVVAGAFLAVSGAIMQGMTRNPLASPSLMGITDGAVFGIAIMYAFFPNSPYLMFVIASFIGAAFGASIVYGIGSSSPGGLTPVKLALAGAAISALLGAISSGIALYFNLAQEVSMWNAGGVAGVKWQSINMLVPIGLVCLVIAIMMSRYITILSFGEEIAIGLGQNTTLIKFIGTVLVLVLTGSAVSMAGSVGFVGLVIPHMTRFLVGSDYRWVIPCSAVLGGLLIECADMLSRVINPPFETPIGAITALIGVPFFLYLARNEGRGKM, from the coding sequence ATGGAAGCGAGCGCAAGGAGTATAGAACAGCAAGATGTGAATGTTAAAGAGATTAAGAGCAGACCGCTCGTTGCTTCTATTATTTTAATAGCGGGCACAATTTTGTTAGCTTTAAGCATGGCAGTTTCTATTTCGTTTGGTGCTGCAGATATTAGTTTAAAGACCGTTTGGCAAGCTGTATTTCAGTTTGATGGGTCTATAACGCATCATAACGTAATTCAAGAACTTCGCATGCCTAGAGCAATAGGGGGCGTAGTTGCAGGTGCCTTTTTAGCGGTATCAGGAGCAATTATGCAAGGCATGACAAGAAACCCACTTGCATCACCATCGTTAATGGGGATTACAGATGGTGCTGTATTCGGGATTGCAATTATGTATGCATTCTTCCCTAATTCACCTTATTTAATGTTTGTTATCGCATCTTTTATTGGAGCTGCGTTTGGAGCGAGCATTGTATATGGTATTGGATCTTCTTCACCAGGTGGATTAACGCCTGTGAAATTAGCTTTAGCCGGTGCAGCAATTAGTGCTTTATTAGGGGCAATTTCATCTGGAATTGCACTGTATTTCAACCTTGCCCAAGAGGTGAGTATGTGGAATGCAGGCGGTGTTGCTGGGGTGAAATGGCAAAGTATTAATATGTTAGTACCGATTGGTCTTGTTTGTCTCGTTATAGCAATTATGATGTCGAGATATATTACAATTTTAAGCTTTGGTGAAGAGATTGCGATTGGACTTGGTCAAAATACGACATTAATTAAATTTATCGGAACAGTACTTGTTCTTGTATTAACAGGTTCTGCGGTTTCTATGGCAGGGTCAGTTGGATTTGTTGGACTTGTAATTCCGCATATGACTCGTTTCCTTGTAGGCTCAGATTATAGATGGGTTATTCCATGTTCTGCGGTCTTAGGTGGATTGTTAATTGAATGTGCAGATATGTTATCTCGCGTTATTAATCCACCATTTGAAACGCCAATTGGAGCAATTACAGCGCTAATTGGAGTTCCATTCTTCCTCTACTTAGCACGTAATGAAGGGAGAGGAAAGATGTGA